A window of Aquibium oceanicum genomic DNA:
TTGCCGCCCTCCTACCTTGCATGCGAAGACTATGCTGAAAACCGATGCGGGAGTGCCGAACAGGATGGCCAGCACAGACGGAGCGGCGCTCGCCGAACGGGAAGGGACGGACGCAGCCGGAGCTGTGGAGACGGCGTATCGCTTCATCCGCGGTGCGATCATCTCGGGCGACCTTCGCTCGGGGGAAACGCTTCAGGAGGCCAGGCTCGCCGAGCGCATCGGCGTCAGCCGCACGCCGGTGCGCGAGGCCCTGAGCCGGCTTTCCAACGAGGGCCTGGTCGTGTTGGAACGCTACCGGCGCGGCCAGGTCGCCAGTTTTTCGCAGAGAGAGGTCGCCGAGATCTTCCGGCTGCGTGCGAAGCTCGAGGCGCATGGAGCGCGACGCGCGGCGCGACGCATCACCGATGCCGACATCGCGCGCCTCGATGCGCTCGAGGTGGAGATGGAGAGCGTGTTCGCCGAATTCGGGTGGCATCGGCATCTCGCCCGCTTCGATCAGTTGAACAACGAATTTCATGCGCTCATTGCCAGGGCCGCGGACAGCCCCCGGCTCGAACGCATCCTGGCATCGTCGCTGGAGCTTCCCGCGTCCATTTTCAACGTCTACGCGGAGCCCGTCGAGGAGCGGACAAGGCGCACGCACAGGCAGCACCACGAGATCATCTCCGCCTTGAAGGCACGGAATGCCGATTGGGCCGAGGCCGCGATGGGGGCTCATCTGTTCTCGATCCTCAACGATCCCGATCCGGAACCCTGACGCGCCGCCCTCCTCTCGCGAGGAGGGCCCTGATCGCGGAGTTTACTCGGCGGCGACCGAGACCTTCCTGGCTGTGTGGTCGCGCAGGTAAGGCATCACTTCGTTGGCGTAGAGTTCCATGTTCTTGCGCGTCAGTTCGGCCGGCAGCGTCCCGAACTGCAGCAACGTCAGCAGATGGCCGAAGCCGATCTGCGACTGGTACTCCGCCAGCTTCTCGCGCACGGTCTGCGGGCTGCCGCAGATGAACATGCCCTTCTCGATCACCGTATCGATCGTCTGCTTCGTGCCGATCGAGGACTTCGCCTTCATGACGCCCATCATCGATTTGAGCGACAGATAGCCCGGCGGCAGCAGCATCTCCTTGGGCATGCGCAGGAACTTGTTGAGGAAGTTCTCGATGTGCGGCTGTGCCTCACGGCGGGCGATCTCGTCGGTCTCCGCCACATAGAGCGGCACCGACCAGCCGAGCTGGTCCTCGGTGGCCTCGTAGCCGTGCTCGGCAGCCATGTCCTTGTACATCTGCATGTACTTGGCCAGCATCGCCACCGGCGTGAAGGTCTGCAGATAGGTGTAGCGGCGCGACGGGTGCGAGGCCCATTCGATGGTCTCGCTCGAACCTTGAGACGGGATCCAGATCGGCGGATGCGGATCGTTCTGGTAGGGCCGAGGCCACAGGTTCACGTATTCGAAGTGATACTGGTCGCCCTCGAAGGCGAACGGCCCCGTCTCGGTCCAGGCCCGAACGATGAGGTCGTGCGCCTCATGAAAACGTTCGTGAGAGAGCGCGGGATTTGAACTCCAGGCGTGATACTCCGCACCGATGCCGCGCACGAAGCCGGCGATCAGGCGGCCCTCGGTGATGTTGTCCACCATCGCGAATTCTTCCGCGACGGTGACGGGGTTATTGAGCAGCGGCAGCGCGCGTCCGAGGATCGCGATCTTCACCTTCTTGGTCCGCCGCGCCAGCGCCCCCGCCATGACGCCCGGCTGCGGCATCAGCCCATAGGCGTTCTGGTGGTGCTCGTTGACGCACACGCCATCGAAGCCGAGTTGGTCGGCATATTCGAGTTCGTCGAGATAGCGGTTGTAGAGCTTGGCGCCCTTCTTCGGATCATAGTAGCTGTTGGGCAGCGTGATCCAGGCGGAATTGTACTTCTGGTCGTAATCCAGATCGAGATCCGCATAGGGCATCAGGTGCATCATGTAGAATTTCATCACGCGGCTCCTTCGATGAAGCTGACGACCTTTGAGGTGAATTCCTGCGCCTTTTCGACATGGGGCAGATGCCCGCATTCGGCGATCACCTCGAGCGAGGAGTTCGGGATGAGGTCGCGATAGGCCTGTCCGTACGCGGCGGGGATGAGCTTGTCGTCGTCGCCCCAGATGATCAGCGTCGGCACGTCCACGCGGTGCAGCCACTTCTTCAGGTGCGGGTTGTACATGCGCGGCTGCCAGCCGAGCTTGGCCGTCATCAGCCGGTTCTTCAGCACGACCATCAATTCGTCCTCGTTGGCCGGCTGCGGCACCGCCTTGGCGATCTCCTGGTTATGGAAGAGGTTCTGCGCCGTTTCCTCGGGCGACCACATGAAGATATCGCCCTTCTTGACGCCTTTCACGTGGATGCCCGCCGGAGCGACCAGCGTCAGAGTCTTGATGCTCTCGCATGAGCGCGTCGCGAGTTCGGCGGCAATCCAGCCGCCGATCGACGTGCCGAGCAGATGCACCTTTTCAAGCCCGAGATGCTCGATCAGATCGAGATAGAAAAAGGCGAGGTCGCCGATATTGTCGAGCCAGTCGGGTGTGTCGGACGACCCGAAGCCGGGGTGTTCCGGTACGATCAGGTCGTACTTCTCGGCCAGCATGTCCATGAAGGGCAGCCAGCGCGGCACGCCTGTTGCACCATGCAGGAAAAGCAGCGGCTCGCCCTTGCCCTTCCGCATCATGCGGATCCGGCAACCGGTGACGGTTTCGAATGATTCCTCGTGCGCCATTCCGCGCGACCTCCCTGAAGCGCTTGGCCGGGTTCCCCGGCCGTTTCCTCACCCCATTGTACACACTTATTCCGAAAATGCGTCAACGGGAATGTTGCCAACCTTAGAGCGATTGGGTCCTGAATCCGGCATATAGTATTGAATTAATTACATAAAAATTCCAGAAATGATTTTCCTTGTCCAATAGCCTCGAATAGGGTTTGCATACCATTCTGCAGCGGGAGGATGGAATGGGATACGCTGAACGGTTTTCTCTGGAAGGCAGGATCGGCCTTGTCACGGGCGCGGCGAGCGGCCTGGGGCTGTCGATCTCGCAGGTGCTGGCCGAGGCGGGTGCGCATGTCGTGCTGACCGATGTGGACGGCGCCGCGCTGGAGCGCGCGAGGGCTGCAGTGAAAGAGAGCGGCGGCAGTGCCGAAGCGCACGTCCTCGACGTCTCCGACCGCGGGGCGCTCCGCGCGGCGGCCGACGAAGTGGCGGCCAGGCACGGCAGCCTCGACATCATGGTCGCCAATGCCGGCATCACCGCCGGGCCGGGCTATCTCACCGACGCGGGCCAGATCAACGCAGTCGATGATACGCAATGGGACCGGGTGCTGGGCATCAATCTCACCGGCGTCTTCGCCTCGATCCAGGCGGCGGCGAAGCACATGAAGCGGCAGCGCAGCGGTCGTATCCTCGCGGTCGCCTCGGTCGCGGGTCTGAAGTCGGAGGTGATGTGCGGCTACGCCTACACGGCGACGAAAGCCGCGGTAGTCAATCTCGTTCGGCAGGCGGCGATGGAACTCGCGCCGTACGACGTGATGGTCAACGGCATCGCGCCCGGCCCCTTCCGCACCAATATCGCGGGTGGCCGCATAAGACAGCCCGAAGTAGAGGCGCAGTTCGCTTCGATGGTGCCGCTCGGACGGATCGCCGATCCTGAGGAGATCAAGGGGCTGGCACTCCTTCTGTCCTCCCACGCGTCGAGCTTCATCACGGGCGTCACGATCCCGATCGATGGAGGGATTATGGCGAAGTAACCGTACAGCCTCAACAAAGCTGCACGGCCGGGCAACGGTTGGACAGGTGAAATCGTCCCAATTCGGCGGGGATACCTCCTTGATCGGGCGGCGGATCGGTATCATATGAAGTCGGCTGAAGATGCCGATCCTTCAGGTCTTCATCCACCATTCATCCATGAGTAGCGACGCCAGATTGGCGGCAAGTTTGGAGTGCCGCGTCCGTCCCGCGACTGCCGATCAGCCGATGCCCGCAAAGATCAGACCGCATATTGATAACCTCGTCGGACTTTATTACCCGTTCGGGGAACAACCGATCAGCTTCCGGTCGGAGGATTTCTGATGACTGTGGCTGACGCGCGCGCCGAGACGAACCCCCTTCCGATCGAGGTGGCATCCTTCAGGGTGCTCACGGACTCGATGCCGCAAATGGTCTGGTCTACGAGGCCCGACGGGCATCACGACTACTACAATGCACGATGGTATGAATTTACCGGGGTATCGCCTGGCTCCACAGACGGCGAGGAATGGGCGGGTATGTTCCATCCGGACGACCGGCCGGAGGCATGGAAACGGTGGCTTCATTCACTCGAAACGGGCGATCCTTATGAAGTGGAGTACCGACTCCGCCACCACACCGGCGAGTATCGGTGGACCATCGGGCGTGCAGCACCCATCCGCGATGAGCGTGGACGGATCGTGCGATGGATCGGGACCTGTACGGATATCAACGACTCCAAGGCTGTAGCGGAAGAAAACGAGATCCTGAGCCGCGAACTCAGTCATCGCATCAAGAACATTTTTTCGGTGCTTGGAGGGCTGATCTCCCTTTCTGCACGGCAATTCCCCGAAGCGCGAGAGTTCGCGAAGGCACTCCGTCAGCGGATTGCGGCACTCGGCCGTGCGAACGAGTTCGTCAGGCCGCACAGCGAAAAGTCCCGGCCCCTGATCGGTCGCACAACCTTGATCGGGCTCATACAAATGCTGGCGAGCCCGTACCCCGCATTCGAGGGAGGTCGCATCAGGATCAGTGGAGACGATGTGCCGGTCGACGATCGCGGCGCCACACCCGTCTCGCTGATCTTCCACGAGCTTCTGACGAACTCACTGAAGCACGGTTCGCTCTCGACAGCGGAAGGGCTGGTCGAAATCACCCTCCGCGCGGAAGACGGCTCTGTTCACATCGCATGGGTCGAATCGGGAGGGCCCCTCGTATCGGCTGCTCCGACCGAACTGGGCTTCGGTACCACGCTCACCGAGATCAGCGCCGAAGGTCAACTGGGTGGTCAGCTGGAGCGATTCTGGAAGGCCGATGGATTGACGGTGCGCCTGCGGGTTCCGTTGGCTCGCCTGTACCGGGCAAGTGACGCTTAGGCGAACCGTTGGAACCGCGGCGGTAGCTGAGAGGTCTGTGTGTGCATCGAAGCCTCCGAGGCCCATCGCACCACATCGAGAAGCGAATCTTCGTCTGCCGGTTTCTCGATCACGCCGAGCGCATGAGGAACCCCTTGCGCCACCAGGGATGGATTGGCGGTAACGAAGACGACCCGTGCACCCAGTTTGCCGAGTTCCTCCCCGATCAAATGCCCCGTCAGTCCATCGGCAAGGTGCAGATCGACGAGCGCGATGTCGGGACGGTTCTGCCTGACTTTCGCACGCACTTCTTCCCGCGTCGATGCAATCCCCGCCGATATGAATCCTGCGTCCTCAAGGGCCGCTTCCATATCGAGGGCGATCAGATACTCGTCTTCTACTATAAGCACTTTCTGTGGCATGTTCTTCGTCACACTGTTGCGGGTCGTAATCCGCTTCGCCTCCATCGCGGCCAACTTCCGCCGCCGTGCGGCGAGAACGCGGGTGAAGCAGGAAAGTTCCAGCGACTTCTGATCCTGACTGCGGTTTCGGCATAGTCGCTTTGGCAATACCGACCGTGACCAGCGCCTTTGCGATAGCCAGGCCCAGGCCGCGGGGGTCATTCTGCGGGACGATTGAGCGTTTGCCCCCGGCGGAGTTGTCGTGCGCGCCGGAGGGTTCATCGCTTCCGCGATTGTCGTGAAGCGACCTGGGTTCCGAGCGAGCCGGAAAGGCGTGCCTTGCCACCTTCATATCGTGATGAAGACGCATGTTCCCCATCCGCAGTCGTTTTAGTCCGGCTAAAAATCCCGCTTGACAAGCCAATTCGGCTTGGTCAGATTTTACAAATACTAAAACGGGTGCAGCTTGGAAAATCACATCGAGTTCGCAGGCGACGACGATACCGCCCCGCAGGTGCCGCTGGGTGATCGGTTGCGCGCCCGCCGTCGGGCTCTCGGCCTCACCCTCAAGGAAGTCGCGGACGGCGCCGGTCTGTCGGTGGGCTTCATTTCCCAGATCGAGAGGGGGATCACGACGCCATCGCTCTCCTCGCTCGCCAACGTGGCTCGTGTCCTGAAGGTTCACCTGAGCGAATTCCTGTCGCAGCCGAAGGTCACGGCTCCGATGACGCGGCACGACCAGCGGCCGCACTATGCGGTCGGCGGCAACTCGCTCGTCTACGAACGACTGTCCACCTCCTTCCCGGGCAACGTGCTGCGCAGCGTCATCATCCACGAGCCGCCGGGATATCGATCCGAGCCGATCGCGCATGACGGCGAGGAGATATTCTACGTCCTCG
This region includes:
- a CDS encoding GntR family transcriptional regulator, producing MDLRSTENCDILSIIVHSSIQLAETCRPPTLHAKTMLKTDAGVPNRMASTDGAALAEREGTDAAGAVETAYRFIRGAIISGDLRSGETLQEARLAERIGVSRTPVREALSRLSNEGLVVLERYRRGQVASFSQREVAEIFRLRAKLEAHGARRAARRITDADIARLDALEVEMESVFAEFGWHRHLARFDQLNNEFHALIARAADSPRLERILASSLELPASIFNVYAEPVEERTRRTHRQHHEIISALKARNADWAEAAMGAHLFSILNDPDPEP
- a CDS encoding LLM class flavin-dependent oxidoreductase; its protein translation is MKFYMMHLMPYADLDLDYDQKYNSAWITLPNSYYDPKKGAKLYNRYLDELEYADQLGFDGVCVNEHHQNAYGLMPQPGVMAGALARRTKKVKIAILGRALPLLNNPVTVAEEFAMVDNITEGRLIAGFVRGIGAEYHAWSSNPALSHERFHEAHDLIVRAWTETGPFAFEGDQYHFEYVNLWPRPYQNDPHPPIWIPSQGSSETIEWASHPSRRYTYLQTFTPVAMLAKYMQMYKDMAAEHGYEATEDQLGWSVPLYVAETDEIARREAQPHIENFLNKFLRMPKEMLLPPGYLSLKSMMGVMKAKSSIGTKQTIDTVIEKGMFICGSPQTVREKLAEYQSQIGFGHLLTLLQFGTLPAELTRKNMELYANEVMPYLRDHTARKVSVAAE
- a CDS encoding alpha/beta fold hydrolase — protein: MAHEESFETVTGCRIRMMRKGKGEPLLFLHGATGVPRWLPFMDMLAEKYDLIVPEHPGFGSSDTPDWLDNIGDLAFFYLDLIEHLGLEKVHLLGTSIGGWIAAELATRSCESIKTLTLVAPAGIHVKGVKKGDIFMWSPEETAQNLFHNQEIAKAVPQPANEDELMVVLKNRLMTAKLGWQPRMYNPHLKKWLHRVDVPTLIIWGDDDKLIPAAYGQAYRDLIPNSSLEVIAECGHLPHVEKAQEFTSKVVSFIEGAA
- a CDS encoding SDR family NAD(P)-dependent oxidoreductase, which gives rise to MGYAERFSLEGRIGLVTGAASGLGLSISQVLAEAGAHVVLTDVDGAALERARAAVKESGGSAEAHVLDVSDRGALRAAADEVAARHGSLDIMVANAGITAGPGYLTDAGQINAVDDTQWDRVLGINLTGVFASIQAAAKHMKRQRSGRILAVASVAGLKSEVMCGYAYTATKAAVVNLVRQAAMELAPYDVMVNGIAPGPFRTNIAGGRIRQPEVEAQFASMVPLGRIADPEEIKGLALLLSSHASSFITGVTIPIDGGIMAK
- a CDS encoding sensor histidine kinase: MTVADARAETNPLPIEVASFRVLTDSMPQMVWSTRPDGHHDYYNARWYEFTGVSPGSTDGEEWAGMFHPDDRPEAWKRWLHSLETGDPYEVEYRLRHHTGEYRWTIGRAAPIRDERGRIVRWIGTCTDINDSKAVAEENEILSRELSHRIKNIFSVLGGLISLSARQFPEAREFAKALRQRIAALGRANEFVRPHSEKSRPLIGRTTLIGLIQMLASPYPAFEGGRIRISGDDVPVDDRGATPVSLIFHELLTNSLKHGSLSTAEGLVEITLRAEDGSVHIAWVESGGPLVSAAPTELGFGTTLTEISAEGQLGGQLERFWKADGLTVRLRVPLARLYRASDA
- a CDS encoding response regulator; protein product: MEAKRITTRNSVTKNMPQKVLIVEDEYLIALDMEAALEDAGFISAGIASTREEVRAKVRQNRPDIALVDLHLADGLTGHLIGEELGKLGARVVFVTANPSLVAQGVPHALGVIEKPADEDSLLDVVRWASEASMHTQTSQLPPRFQRFA
- a CDS encoding helix-turn-helix domain-containing protein, coding for MENHIEFAGDDDTAPQVPLGDRLRARRRALGLTLKEVADGAGLSVGFISQIERGITTPSLSSLANVARVLKVHLSEFLSQPKVTAPMTRHDQRPHYAVGGNSLVYERLSTSFPGNVLRSVIIHEPPGYRSEPIAHDGEEIFYVLEGGITVEIEGEINILEAGDSLHFPSTRIHSSWNHTGLPATILHTCTMDVFGDDQNAQGEHPVLRRVALNGNETAKPKKTTGESS